The sequence ACACGTATTAGACCCAGCTGAACCTGCCGCGCTAGGGGATGGTCGTTCGAGTCCACGCCATCGGGTCGACCGCTTCGCCCCGAACGCGCACCTCCCAGTGGAGATGCGGCCCCGTGACCGCGCCGCTCGCGCCGCTCAGTCCAATCCGGGTGCCCCGATCGACCGCTTGCCCGAGGCGGACATCGGCCCGGCTCAGGTGGTAGTAGCAGCTGAACACCCCGAGGCCGTGGTCGAGAATGACGGCGAGCCCGCGCACTGCCAGCGTGTCGGCAAGGACGACTGTTCCCGCGGCGGCAGCAGCAACCGGGGTCCCGACGGGACAGTCGAAATCGGTTCCCCAGTGGCGGCTGGTGATGGGGCCCCCATTGTAGCTGCGCCCGGTGGCGAACTCCGACACAATCGGATGGGGCACGGGAACGAGGAACGGCCCCTCCCACCGCTTGACCGGGGAGATGCCGGCAAAAATTCGGTCGAGCCGCGCGATCTCCTGGGCGTTGACGTTCGACCCGATCAGTCCGCTTGTCGCGGGCGGGAGCCACACCTCTTCGTTGGGATAGCGGACGGGGGTGACGGCGACGTCGAATGCGGCCTCGCTCCGGTTGCCGAGCTCATCGACTGCCGCAAGCGCAAGCCGCAGCCGGCCGGGACGCGTCATCGCGTCGAAGCCGGCGAGCGCCCAATTGAGCAGCCCATCGGCGACGAAGTGAAGCGGCCAGCCGTCGAGCGTTCCCCGCACCTCTGCCGGCACGTCTGTCCGCACCCGCACCACGAGGGTCTGCCCTTGGCCGACCTGGGTCGAGCGCGGGTCGAGGTCGAGGCGCGGGCCTGAGTTCCGGCTGACAAAAGAAGCCTGAGCGATTGTCTCGTTCGCGGCTGCAGAGCGGTCGCGCGCGCGCACGGTGACAACGTGCGCTCCGTCGGGGAGAGCAGCGGTGTCGATCCAGTGTTCGCCTGCCGCTGCCGGCAGCGGCGTCCCGTCGAGGTCGATCGACTCGATTGTCCAATCGTGCGCGTCAGCGACTTCGACAACGACGACCGCGACGCCGCGAACCGGTCGCTCGGGGACGCGGATTGTCACCGTTGGGGGCGCGGTGTCCTGGTACCACGCCAGCGTTCGGCCTGCCCGGTCGCGCGCGGCGGGCCAAAGCGCGCTGATCCCGAGCGCGCCCAGGAGCGCTGGCGGCGCGAGGAGGAGGCAGCCCCGGCGGCTGATCGACCTCAAGCTCATCCCAACGCGCGTATTGTGCCCGCTTTGCGGCGAGAACACAATCGGCTGGCCGCTCATCCTTGTCTCGTCGGCTGTTTCTGCAGGGTGCACCGGCAGCAGCGGCCGCTCCCGCACTGGGGGGAGACGGTCAGGCAGGGGAACGCGCTCTTCTCTTCTTTACGTTACGGCACCGTGTAGCGCAGAATGACGCCGTCGCCGGCGGCCCACGCCTCGTTCGCGTTCAGGATCCAGACCGAGCGCAGGTTCGCGTTCGGCGGCGAGACCGACCCGATCCCCGTGTAGAGCGTCCACGTGCCGCCGGAGAGACGCAGGATCGTCAAGTTGTCGCCGACGGCCCAGCCTTCAGTTGCGGAGAGGAGCGCAACCGCGTTCAGCCGGTTGCCGGTCGGCGAAGGGATCTGGCTCCACGAAGCGCCGTTGAAGCGCATGATTACGCCTGCATCGCCGACGGCATA comes from Dehalococcoidia bacterium and encodes:
- a CDS encoding M23 family metallopeptidase, with the protein product MSGQPIVFSPQSGHNTRVGMSLRSISRRGCLLLAPPALLGALGISALWPAARDRAGRTLAWYQDTAPPTVTIRVPERPVRGVAVVVVEVADAHDWTIESIDLDGTPLPAAAGEHWIDTAALPDGAHVVTVRARDRSAAANETIAQASFVSRNSGPRLDLDPRSTQVGQGQTLVVRVRTDVPAEVRGTLDGWPLHFVADGLLNWALAGFDAMTRPGRLRLALAAVDELGNRSEAAFDVAVTPVRYPNEEVWLPPATSGLIGSNVNAQEIARLDRIFAGISPVKRWEGPFLVPVPHPIVSEFATGRSYNGGPITSRHWGTDFDCPVGTPVAAAAAGTVVLADTLAVRGLAVILDHGLGVFSCYYHLSRADVRLGQAVDRGTRIGLSGASGAVTGPHLHWEVRVRGEAVDPMAWTRTTIP